The window CATCACATCACGGTATGGACCAGAGATTAGATCAGCAGCTTTTAAGAAAATAGCTGCACGGTGTTCCCATGGCATATTTGCCCATGATTCTTTCGCAGCCATAGCAGCTTCGACAGCATCACGTAATTCTTTCTCACCAGCTTCTGAGTAGTTTGCTAGAACATGTTGGTGATCATGTGGCATAACTACTTGCTTTACTGTATCAGTTTTAATATTTTGACCGTTAATAATAACCGGGATCTCTACTACTAATTCGGATTGGCGTTTTAATTCCGCTTTTAATGTTTCTCTTTCTTTTGTACCTGGCGCATATGTATTGCCTGGCTCATTTTTAGGTGTTGGTATTTTGAAAATTCCGTTACTCATTATTTTCACTTTCCTTCCTATGGTAAATAGCTTTCTCTTATTATTCTAAACAATCTTATCACATTCGACAAATTATAAAATACTTATTCCATATGTTACTAGTTTTTTGCCCCTTTGAATACGAACCACTACTACTTGCTTCTATAATAACTATCATAATTTAGTATCATGAAAATATTTTATAAAACATTTTGTTTGTCCAATTCTGTCGAATAATAGATACCGTGAAAAAGACTGCACTTTTAATCGCCAGGGCAGTATTACTTACTTGATGGCCACTATAAAGTAGAAACGGTTCTGTGGAATATTATGGTTTCACTAGTTCTGCGATCACCTTTGAATTCCATTTTCTATAGTAGCACGAAAATCGCTTACTTTATATAGAGCCAAGCAAACTTTTTCAGCCCTAAATTTTCCAAATACGTCGTAGAGTTCGTAATATATTGGATTCCTAACTTTTAGTTGATGCTGTAAATGGTATTTACTCACAAAATGGCCCCAATGAAAAAAGCACTTCCCTTATTTTTACAAGAAAAGCGCCCAATCGGAAGGAGAAATGATTATTCTCTTCCTTGTTTTTCAAAACCATCACTAAATTAAAAGGGATGAAAATTATTTCCTTAGAATTTGTCGATTTTTCTCTATTATTTTTTTATTTTTAGCTATTGTTTCCTTTAGGGTTAGAGGCAGTTCATTATCGTTTGTTTCCTGATTATTTATTAGGTTTTCATCCAAGTGAGGTTCGGATGGCTTATTCTTTTCAATATCCATTTTAATCCCCCTCTAATATGACTTTATTCTATTATAAACGATAGAAGACGAGCTTTATATTAAAATTGGATGACAATTACTAACATTTGGAAATATAATAAACTGCTATACAATTTTATTCTAATAGAAACTAATGCACACATTTACCTTGTGCCTCATTCAGAATATTTATATCTTAAATTAAGGCGCCTAGTAGTATTCTTTTTAATAAAAAAATTATTGTTCAGTATCCTCTTGTGCTTTTTCCAATGATGTTTGTATTTGCTCAGAGGAATTCTCGATTGTTTCTTCTAAATTATGTGAAGCTGCCCTGATAATTTCTTTTTGATTCAAAATAGTTTGCTGAATCAAAGATTTAAACCCCTCTTTTTGCTGCTTCAGATTAGTCTTTAATTCTTCCAAAGAAGTTTTAATAGATTCGTATACCTCACCTTGCAGTTGGGTATCATTAACCGATATATTCTCAGTAGAATTATTTCTTGTCACATTCGATGAAAATGAAAATGAGTGATTTTTCCTATTTTCCATTTTTTCACCCCTCCTTGTCTTATTGTTTTACTTATGATAATTACGAAACCGTGTAACCACTGATGTCACATACTGAAAATGCATAGATAACAGTGGGAGCGGTTAAGTTATTCACGAAAAAAGCAACGCAGCCACAAATGTTAAACACAAATAAATTCGAAATAGCATTCGGCAAACCTTTAACGAGAAGATTTACTCCTAATCCAAATGTTTGTGCTGCTCTCAAGTTACTTAGGATTTCACCTTCACAGCAATTTTTCCTCTTATTGCAATCAAAATCATCATTGAAGCAAGTCCTCGCTAAGGATAGTAAAAAGTCAAAGATATCATCATCAGAATCAATATTATCTGTTGCCCGAATCCCTGATACATTCTTAATGAGAATCGTAGACAAAGGTGTTGTTTCTGTTACAGGACGAAATGTCACGGTATCACAGTTATTAACAATGGTGAGTAATTGATCTGTAGTTGGATTACCTAATCCAATTAATCCATTGAAGTAGATATCAATCCCTTGGTTTAATGGATTCTCCACTTCGCTTTGTGCAAGTCGTACCTGATTTAGTAATCTAGCAAGGTCTTTTACACAGCAATCCTTTAAGTCGATGCATTTTTTACAATCCCTTTTATTCTTATCCCTGCACTTGCAATCTTTGCTTTCTTTGTCATCATCCACTGAACAACCGCACTTTACATTAAGCGTGGTATTGACTGTTACACCACTGACTGAGGTTTCAATTATTTGATTGTTCTCCAGTGGAGACTCATTTGTATGTCCCTCAATGAATTGCATGCCTTGCTCTTGAGTTTGATCACCCATCAATTGAAATTGGTCTTCTTCTTGATTTTGATCTTGAATTTGGGCTTGAGCTAAAATGGGCCCTTCTTGGGTTGGCGTTTGGGTTGTATTTTGTTGATTATCGAGTGTAGAACCTTCTTGGATAGGAATTTGTGCCGAGATATGTTCTAGTTCTAACTCTTGCTCAGTCCCATCTTGAGTCGCCAGTTGAATTTGGTCTATTTCCTGCTCCCCACCATCTTGAATCGGTACTTGAGCCGTTATCTGGTCTTGGTCATTGGTCTGTTCCGAGCCGTCTTGAATCGGGATTTGAGCGGTTAACTGTTCTTGTTCATTCTTTTGCTCTGGCCCCATGATATTGCCACTCTGGTCCTGACTACTATCTAGTTCGGGACCCTCCTGAATAGGAACCTGTACAACCTTTTGCTCTTGATTATTTTCTTGTTCAGCTCCTTCTTGAAGATTACATTGCTTTAATACTTTGTCATTATTAGGGCATTTTTTTATACTCTTATTACATTTTTCTTTAGGGTGCTTTCGACAATTACTACAATTGCATAAAAAAGAATTTTCATCATCGCATGGTTTTTTGTAAGACAAAGCTGATTCCTCCTTTCTAAAACCCCTAACGCAGGTAGTTTTAAAATGTATGTGAATACAATGCTATACATGGAATATTTTATGTGATAGAAGTAGAAGGAGCTGTGCAGATGTCCATTGCAGAAGTTGAGGAAAAGATTATATAGTGCTTTCAATTACCAGAACGATTTAATTAATACTCTCAAATTAACTTATTAATAGATTAAATAAAATAATAGAAATAAAAAAATCCCCAAGCAAAATGCTTGTGGAGCCTTGATTCGGATGGGTATCCTTTGGCAAATCATTTACAAAATTTGCAAATTCTTAAATCTTTCATGTTATTAATTTTGTATCAAACTATTAGCTTTACCTTTCAAAAATCCCCCTACAAATCTTCTCAATTTGAATAATTTCACTTGAAATTGGAATCATAATATTAATTCATGACATGAGGTGTGATATTGTGAATCCTGCTCTCGAAAAAGAAAATATACTTGGTACTAACTTAGAAAATAATATAAGGATTATCATGAATTACTTTCATCATACAGAAGATTTGATAAAGCGAGAGATAAGATTCAGTGATAAAAGTGGTGTGATTCTCTACATAGATGGCCTTGTAAAAAAGGAATTTCTTCAGTTTTCTGTTATAGAACCTTTAATTGAAGATCAACAAACTGATTTGGAATATGTTTTAAGAACGTATGAAACGAAAACGACGAATCGGATATCAATCATTGGTGAGGAATTGTTAAATGGCTACTGCATAGTTCTTCTAGAAAATAATAGTAAAGCTATCCTGGCTAATATAAGCGAAGATAGTGGAAGGTCTATTACTGAGCCTGAAGATGAGAAAATAATTAACGGACCCCATGACGGATTTGTTGAGAGTTTAGGCACAAATGTCCTCTTAATTAGGAAGAGGATAAAAAGTCAAGATTTAAAGGTGAAATATTTTAGAATCGGTGATATTACAAATACAAAAATAGGTTTAATTTATATAGAAAACCTTGCCAATAAAGAACTACTTAAAGAAGTAGAGACAAGAATCAATTCGATAGATATTGATACCCTGCATTCATCCGGGACTTTAGAAGAATTGATTGAAGATCATCCGTACTCGCCATTTCCTCAAATGTTGAGAACAGAGAGACCAGATCGGGCTGTTTCCTATTTAACTGAGGGAAAAATCAGTTTAATTGTTGATGGTAGCCCTAGAATACTAGTTATTCCCATTAATTTCTTCACACTATATCAAACACCTGATGACTATAATACCAGATGGTTAGTTGGATCGTTCTACCGGTTACTTCGAGTTTGTAGCTTCTTTATAGCCATTAGCTTACCAGCGATCTATATTGCTATTGTTTCCTATCATTCCGAAGTACTTCCGATTGGAATTCTTTACTCGGTAAGAGTCTCATTGGAATATGTCCCATTTATACCACTGGTCGAAGCACTATTGATGCAAATCGTATTAGAATTATTAAAAGAGGCTTCCATTCGTTTGCCAACTCCTATTGCTCAAACAATTGGAATCGTAGGTGGACTTGTCATTGGCACAGCAGTCGTAGAAGCAAATTTAGTTTCAAATACGATGATTGTAATCATTGGATTTACAGCAGTTGCTTCATTTGTATCCCCCATCAACGAAATGGGGACTAGTGTAAGGTTGATGGGCTTACCTACAATGATTGCAGCATCTTTGTTTGGATTTTTCGGTATTATTATTACACTTATGGTTATTTTAATGCACCTATGTAAATTAGAGGCCTTTGGTACACCATACTTTTATCCTTTAGCGCCTTTAAATAAAGATGGATTAAAAGATGCATTTATTAGACTTCCCATATGGAAATTTACTAAAAGACCGACAGATGCAAAACCTAAAAAGGTAATTCAACAACGTTTAACTAGAGCTTGGAGGAGAAAATGAATTCTAACCCAAAATTCATCTCAAATTTTCAGCTGTTCTTTTTTCTTGTACAATCTCAATTGGGTATAGGGCTTTTATCGTTACCTAATCTAGTTGAAACTAACGCACAAAGTGATGGATTGATATCCATCATGCTAGCTGGATTAGGAATTCAACTGATCTTATTCATCTATTGGTCTTTATCAAAACGTTTCCCAGGATATATATATACACAAATTACAAAGGAAGTTTTCGGGAAGTTTTTTGGAAGATTAACGAATTTTGTTATATACGTTTATTTTATTTTAACAGCAGGGTTAGCTGTTCTATTATTTGTTAATTTAATAAATGCTGGTTTATTGCCTTCAACACCAAGATGGGTAATCGCCATTCTCATTATTTCTTCAAGTGTTTACTTAGTTGTTAGCGACTTGAGAATTATTGCAAGATTTTTTGTTTTAGCATCAGTCTTTATACTATTTATCTTATTTCTTTCAGTACTGACCTTCACTTTACCAACAGAGTTCCAAAATATTTTACCTATTGGTGATTCAGGATTAAAAAATATTTTACACGGTAGTAAAGAATCCCTTATTTCAATGCTTGGTTTTGAAGGACTTCTCATTATTTTTCCGTACATCATTCAAAAAGGAAAAGGTATTCTAAAAACAATTTCTTTCGCAAATATTTTTATTACCTTGCTCTATGCATATTTTCTTCTAATTAGTCTAATAAGTTTCAGCACAACTCAGATAGAGCAGATCAGAGAACCCGTTCTATACTTGTTCAGAGGATTATCCTTTCAAATGTTAGATCGAGTAGACTTAATTTTCTTATCCATTTGGGCAGTACCCATGACAACATCTGTTATTGCTTATTTATTTTTAGCTGCGAAAAGCATAAATAACGAAAGTACTTATAAAAGAAGCGTAGTAATAAGTGGCTTACTCATCTTATGCCTTTCTTTAATTCCTTTAGAATATGAAACAATTGAAACGTTTAGCAACTATGTCTCCTATTTAAGCTATGTAATTGTTTTTGCGATACCAACAATCCTATTGTTTTTTGCGATTCTGTTAAATAAACGTGTGGGGAGTGCAGAAGATTGAAAAAATGCAACCTAATTTTAGTTTGTTTTCTGGTTTTACTTCTAACAGGTTGTTGGGATCAATCTCCCTTAACGAATAAAAGGTTGGTAAATGGTATAAGCTTCGATTTAACTGAGGATAATCAAATATTAGGTACTGTTAGGGCGCTGGATATCCAAAAGAAAGGTACAGCTCAATTTGAGATAAATGACGAATTGGTAACTGCTAAAAGACCAGCACTTGCAGGAATTGCGATCGATTTAAATAGTAAGACTGGCGGACAGATTGATGCAAGTAAAGCACACGTTATTTTGATTGGTGCAGATTTAGCCAAACAAGGTGTATTACCTTTTCTCGAATTTTTCTATGGAGATGAGGAGTCTTATATGGCATCAAAATTTATCATTACTGAAGGTAAAGCCAATGCACTATTGTCATTAGAACCTGGGAAAAGTCCAATCGCATTTGAAATTTTAAATGAGTTAAAAAGTGGTGAAGAAGCTACGCTCATTCCTAAAGAAACAATCTTCACGACTTGGACAAAAGTGGTCGATTCTGGAATGGATCCTATTATACCTTATCTGAAAATAAATGAATCGAATGTAGCTGAAATCAGTGGTGTAGCCCTATTTGATGGTGATAAATATACAGGTGTAAATTTTTCGAGAGAAGAAAGCAATCTGTTACTTCTATTACTAGGAAAATTAAATAAAGAAAATAATACAGTTGTTAAATTAGAACAGGGCAACAAGAATCGGTATATCTCCTTAAAAGCGGATAAGGTAAAAAGAGATATAAAACTTGCAGTTGACTCTGATACAAATGCAATTGTCTATAATTTAAATCTAAAACTAAAGGTCAGTATTGATTTCGATAGTTACGTACATGATAGAAAGGATAAAATAGATATAAATAAACTAAATGAGGAAATTTCTTCTAAGCTAACTGAACAAGCAAAACAAATAAGTATGAGCCTCTTGGAAACGAATTGTGATGCATTTGGCATAGGACGGGAATTAGCGGCCTCATATCCCGAGTTGTGGAAAGAGATTGAATGGAAGAAAGAATATAAAAACATCAAAATTAATCCAAAAATAGATGTAGAAATCATTAAAACAGGACCAGTGTATTAATGAGCAAAATAAAAACGGGCGCAAAGTCCTTTCAAGAATGGTACTGCACCCCAAAAGTTTGATATGCTCCCCAATAGGTAGACAGATGAAAAAATAAAATCTGTTTAATCTATTTGGGAGTTTTTTTATGAAAAAATATCACTTTTCAAAAGAAGAAAAATTAGAGATTTTAAATTTTTATAATAATAGCTACTTTACACTTAATGAAGTCGCTAGATTATATAAAGTTGATTCTAGAACAATTAAAGATTGGCAAAGTAATTATCATTTCTTTGGAGAAGACGGTCTCGAAAAGCTCAAAAATCATAATAACTATCCTAGAGAATTAAAATTAGCTGCGGTTCAAGATTATATTTCAGGAGGACTTTCATTAAGAGAGACAGTGAGAAAATATAGACTTTCTGGTACAACCGTTTTAAGGAACTGGATTAAAAAGTATACTAGTCATAGTGAATTAAAAGATTCGGGTAGAGGAATGAGCCAACCTATGACTAAAGGAAGAAAAACGACAGTTGGAGAACGTATTGAAATCGCAAAAGCTTGCATAGCGAATGGAAAGAATTATCAAGAAACAGCAGTAAAATACAAGGTATCTTATCAACAAGTTTATCAATGGGTGAAGAAATTTGAAGATAATGGCGAACAAACATTAATGGATCGCCGTGGGCGAACGAAACCAGTTGAAGAACGTACACTTGAAGATGAATATCGTTTAAAAATTCAACAGATAGAACGAGAAAATGAAAGATTACGTGCAGAAAATCTATACTTAAAAAAGTTAGAGGAAATAGAAAGGAGGCGTCGTTAAGTAAGATACGTATTCAAAGCCGTTATAAGGCGATTCAAGAAATAGCAGAGAAAGAAAACTTAGCTGTTGTTTTACTGTGCGAAATAGCTGCAGTATCACGTGCAGCATATTACAAATGGTTAAATCGCCAACTTTCAGAACGAGAAGTCGAAAATCAAAAGCTAGTTGAATTGATTAAAAATTTATATAAACAAGTAGATGGGATCTATGGTTATCGCCGCATAACGATGACAATTAATCGACAACGGGAAAAAGAAGGATTAACAAAATTCAATAAGAAGCGTATTTACCGATTAATGCAGATTTGTGGCATAGAAGCGGTTATTCGTCGTAAATCAAAACGATATCGTAAGGTTAAGCCAGATTATGTTTCAGAAAATCTATTAGCACGTGAATTTACAGCTAAAGAACCAAATCAAAAATGGTGTACAGATGTGACTGAATTTAAGTATGGTAACGGTAGAAAGGCGTATTTAAGTGCAATTATTGATCTATATGATAAGTCAATTGTGAGCTATAAATTAGGACATTCTAATAATAATCAGTTAGTGTTTAATACCGTTATACCGGCAATTCAAAGTTTGAAACTCGAAGAGTTTCCCTTATTACATAGTGATCGTGGATATCAATATACATCAAAACATTTTAAACAAATTATGGAAACAGCTGAGATGCGTCATAGCATGTCAAGAGTAGGGCGTTGCATTGATAACGGACCCATTGAAGCATTTTGGGGCACATTAAAAGTAGAGAAGTACTATTTACATAAATATGAGACGTATGAAGAATTAAAAACAGCAATTGATACATACATTTCGTTCTATAACAATGAACGTTACCAAGAAAAATTAAATGGCTTGAGCCCCTTAGAATACAGAGCTCAAGCCGCATAAACCATTTTTATTATTTACCCTGTCTACTTGACAGGGAGCACTTCAGTTAGAGTAGAAAACTAACTTTTGGGGTGATTTTTTATGACTAAATATAGTGAAGAATTTAAATTGATGGTAGTTCAAGAATATTTAAGCGGCTCTCTAGGATATCGAGCGATAGCGAAGAAGTATGGTATTGCTGATTCTCCATTAAGGAGATGGGTACGTGCTTATAAAGAGTTTGGGCGTAACGGCATATCCGTTAAGAAAACGAAGCAGTTTTATTCTGTTCAATTCAAAATAGATGTATTAAACTTTATGAAACGAACAGGTGCTTCCTATCAGGATACTGCGATTCACTTTAACTTGAATGATCCAACTTTAGTTGCCAGTTGGTATCATCGGTTTTTAAAAGAAGGGATAGAGGGCCTGCAAAAAAAATCAAAGGGGCGCCCGTCTATGTCTAAGAAACCAAAATCAACAGTGAACCAAGAAAAAATAATGTCACGTGAGGAGCAGTTAGAACGCGAAAATGAACTGCTTCGTTTAGAGGTGGCGTATTTAAAAAAGTTGAAGGCTTTTCGAGAGAATCCAAATGCCTTTCTCGAAAAGCTCAAGCAGCCATCGCCTTCGAACTTAAACAAGAAGGATTCCGATTAAAAGATGTTTTAAAACAAGTCGATATTCCAGAAGCGACGTATCATTATCATATAAAACTGATGGGACAAAAGGATCCAGACGAAGAATGGAAAGCCTTGATTTTAGAGACTTTCGAAAAACATAAAGGTCGATACGGCTACCGCCGAATTCATGCCGAATTAAGAGTGCAAGGACACATAATTAATCATAAAAAGGTACAACGAATTATGGAAAACCTAGGGTTAAAATGTGTAAAATTTGTACGTAAATCACGCTATAAATCCTACAAAGGAACGGTTGGGAAAGTCGCTAAAAACCTTTTGAATCGTAGATTCAGCACACCGTATGCCCTTCAAAAATTGGTGACTGATGTAACCGAATTTAAATGTACAGATGATGAGAAATTATATTTAAGCCCGATCATGGACTTATATAACGGTGAGATTATTGGGTTTAGTATGTCAAAACGGCCGAGCCTAGATTTTGTGTTAGATTCACTTAAGAAATCACTTCCAATCATTCAGAAGCGTGCTGAATATCGGACAACGATTCACTCCGATCAAGGGTGGCACTATCAACACAATACGTGGGTAAAAACATTAAGGCAGAACAAGATTTTCCAAAGCATGTCTCGTAAAGCAACATGCGCAGACAATGCGGCCATGGAGAACTTCTTCAGCATACTAAAACAGGAAATGTATTATGGGGAACAATTAATCTCTTACGAAGTACTGCAAAAGAAAATAGAAAAGTATATCAATTATTATAATAACGATCGCATTAAACAAAAACTGGCCGGCATGAGTCCGGTAAATTACCGAAAACATGCCAGCCAATTAACTGCATAATAAAAACTCTAACTTTAAGGGGTCACTACCAATCGCGTCCCGTTTACTTCTTATAACTAATAGTTATTTTTCTTTTTCTTTACACGCTTAAAACATTTAATTCTTTCTCTTTTTCTACGAAAGCAACTTCAATAACATGACTGAATACTCCGTCATGTACAGTAGTATTTAAAAGGACATTCGGATATTGATCTATGATACTTTTAACGGTACTTAACCCTTTCCCACGATTTTCACCTTTTGTTGAGAATCCATCTGTGAATAGTTGCTCGACTTTTGGCGAATCATCGTTAAGGGTATTTTCGATAATAATAATTATGGAATCAGACATGCTCTTATAAATCGCAATATTGATTTCTTTATGCTCAATAACTTGAGTATTCGCTTCAATCGCATTATCCAAAAAGATCCCTAAAATCCTTGAAATATCAATCACATTCATTGATATTTCATCTATACTACCTGGAATTTCAATTTCAACATCAATTCCCTCTTTTTCTGCTTGGAGAGTCTTGGTCAAGATAAGCCCCTTAATGCCCATAATCTGTAAATTCGACAGATTGGAAAGTCGTTGATTTCGTTTTAACGTATCTTGTTCCGCAGAGAATATATGCTTTTTGAAATACTTCTTAAGCCCTTCAAAATCATTTATTTCCATATAACCTTGCATTGTAAATAAAATATTCGCATAATCATGTCGGAATTTCTGCATGTCGTTATTGATTAATTCCAATGAATTCATATAATCAGTAAACTGTGCCGTTTCAAATTCTACTTTTTTGAAATGGTTTTGCTTCTTTAAAATCATAATTGTTATATACAAAACAAAACACATAATTCCAAAATAGGTTAACTGCGTAATGATATTAAATTTTAATAGCGTATCTTTCGTTAAAAATTCAGTTAAATAGATATTAATATAAAACGTGCTCATCGTGAGAAGAGTAAGAAATAGAACAAAAACATACGCTGGTTTTTCTTCTCCAAAAAACTGGTAGATTTTTTTGGACGACACTTGATAAATTAATATACTTGCGATAAATAGGATAATGAAAACACAATAATGTTCCAAATTTCCCGGTAATACATTATTGGGAAATGGCATCATCACAAATTGAGTTAGATTATCTGTTAACACACCTAAAATCACGACAAAACAAATATGTATAAGGGTAAGAACCCCTCTAGAAAGCCAAAAGAAATAGATAAATGAGCTAACTATGAGGAAAATAATCCCTACCCATTGTCCAATAATAAGAAAACTTATTGTAGTCGGACAGATAATCATTAATATATATGCTAAAACACGTTTGATTGTAACTTTTATTTGGGATGTGAATGTGATAGCCCAGAATATTAAGCTAAACTCAATAACTAAAAATAACAGCTTCATCCTGTACTCCGAATCATTTTATTTTTTGTTTGCAAAAGGGTGATTACTTAGCAACTGATTAGGTACCTGTTTCTCATGAAATAATAAAGAACATGAAGTAACCGTTGCCAATGCTCCTATTGACATTACTGCTTGCGATATCTTGGAAGTTAAGAATTTCGGCATCAATCCTTTTTTATTCATTACTTTTTCATCTTTTTTATTCATCTAAATCTCTCCTTTAATAGTTGTAATAGCAACATTAGAGTTTCTAGAAATAAACCGTAAGTAATAAATATCTTTATTGCTGAAGGAGTTATAAAAAAAATAACAACCAAGAGGCATAATCGAACTGTTATTTTTTTTCGTAAATAACGTCGATGCTGTTGACTAATTATCGGTTGATTTTCGGTGCCTTGCGGGGCAAGGATGTATATGGATACCAAGAAAATACCCAGGATAAAAAAGTGAACAGCTGTTGAGAAATCCAAATCTAAATTAGCTAAATATCTTGTTACAAGAGGGAAAGATATAAGGCTCCAACCAATACAAACATATAAGTTCCTAAAGTGATAGCCGAAGCACACTTGCCTTAAGAAGAAAAATGTAAGATGGGTAATTAGAGTTGGAATGACACAATCCAAAAAGAAGGCTGTCAAATAGATGATCAGTGTTTTACTAGATTCTGATATTATCATTTGAATCCCAAACTTCAATTTCTCTCTCTCAATCTCATTATATGTTGCTTGATTCAACCATGTAAACAGCATATTTTCTAGCCTATATATCCTATAGACCTCCCTTCTATTCTTGAGGTATTCATAACGATTTATGACAACCTTTAGACCTATAAATATTCTAGCATTTTTCAATATTATAATCTTTTTTTTCCGAAAATTGAACTTCATTTTAATGGTCTGTTTATAAAAAAATACAATACAAAAAAGAGAAAGGTGAAAATTGAGCGCACACTCAATTTCTCCTTTCTCACTATAGGAAGCTAGCTATGTCCCAGCCTATTATTCATCCTGCTTTACTATTACATATTGCATTAAAATGATTAATATTTATAG is drawn from Lysinibacillus sp. SGAir0095 and contains these coding sequences:
- a CDS encoding multidrug transporter, whose amino-acid sequence is MDIEKNKPSEPHLDENLINNQETNDNELPLTLKETIAKNKKIIEKNRQILRK
- a CDS encoding spore germination protein; translation: MNPALEKENILGTNLENNIRIIMNYFHHTEDLIKREIRFSDKSGVILYIDGLVKKEFLQFSVIEPLIEDQQTDLEYVLRTYETKTTNRISIIGEELLNGYCIVLLENNSKAILANISEDSGRSITEPEDEKIINGPHDGFVESLGTNVLLIRKRIKSQDLKVKYFRIGDITNTKIGLIYIENLANKELLKEVETRINSIDIDTLHSSGTLEELIEDHPYSPFPQMLRTERPDRAVSYLTEGKISLIVDGSPRILVIPINFFTLYQTPDDYNTRWLVGSFYRLLRVCSFFIAISLPAIYIAIVSYHSEVLPIGILYSVRVSLEYVPFIPLVEALLMQIVLELLKEASIRLPTPIAQTIGIVGGLVIGTAVVEANLVSNTMIVIIGFTAVASFVSPINEMGTSVRLMGLPTMIAASLFGFFGIIITLMVILMHLCKLEAFGTPYFYPLAPLNKDGLKDAFIRLPIWKFTKRPTDAKPKKVIQQRLTRAWRRK
- a CDS encoding endospore germination permease produces the protein MNSNPKFISNFQLFFFLVQSQLGIGLLSLPNLVETNAQSDGLISIMLAGLGIQLILFIYWSLSKRFPGYIYTQITKEVFGKFFGRLTNFVIYVYFILTAGLAVLLFVNLINAGLLPSTPRWVIAILIISSSVYLVVSDLRIIARFFVLASVFILFILFLSVLTFTLPTEFQNILPIGDSGLKNILHGSKESLISMLGFEGLLIIFPYIIQKGKGILKTISFANIFITLLYAYFLLISLISFSTTQIEQIREPVLYLFRGLSFQMLDRVDLIFLSIWAVPMTTSVIAYLFLAAKSINNESTYKRSVVISGLLILCLSLIPLEYETIETFSNYVSYLSYVIVFAIPTILLFFAILLNKRVGSAED
- a CDS encoding Ger(x)C family spore germination protein, with product MKKCNLILVCFLVLLLTGCWDQSPLTNKRLVNGISFDLTEDNQILGTVRALDIQKKGTAQFEINDELVTAKRPALAGIAIDLNSKTGGQIDASKAHVILIGADLAKQGVLPFLEFFYGDEESYMASKFIITEGKANALLSLEPGKSPIAFEILNELKSGEEATLIPKETIFTTWTKVVDSGMDPIIPYLKINESNVAEISGVALFDGDKYTGVNFSREESNLLLLLLGKLNKENNTVVKLEQGNKNRYISLKADKVKRDIKLAVDSDTNAIVYNLNLKLKVSIDFDSYVHDRKDKIDINKLNEEISSKLTEQAKQISMSLLETNCDAFGIGRELAASYPELWKEIEWKKEYKNIKINPKIDVEIIKTGPVY
- a CDS encoding IS3 family transposase (programmed frameshift), which encodes MKKYHFSKEEKLEILNFYNNSYFTLNEVARLYKVDSRTIKDWQSNYHFFGEDGLEKLKNHNNYPRELKLAAVQDYISGGLSLRETVRKYRLSGTTVLRNWIKKYTSHSELKDSGRGMSQPMTKGRKTTVGERIEIAKACIANGKNYQETAVKYKVSYQQVYQWVKKFEDNGEQTLMDRRGRTKPVEERTLEDEYRLKIQQIERENERLRAENLLLKKVRGNRKEASLSKIRIQSRYKAIQEIAEKENLAVVLLCEIAAVSRAAYYKWLNRQLSEREVENQKLVELIKNLYKQVDGIYGYRRITMTINRQREKEGLTKFNKKRIYRLMQICGIEAVIRRKSKRYRKVKPDYVSENLLAREFTAKEPNQKWCTDVTEFKYGNGRKAYLSAIIDLYDKSIVSYKLGHSNNNQLVFNTVIPAIQSLKLEEFPLLHSDRGYQYTSKHFKQIMETAEMRHSMSRVGRCIDNGPIEAFWGTLKVEKYYLHKYETYEELKTAIDTYISFYNNERYQEKLNGLSPLEYRAQAA
- a CDS encoding helix-turn-helix domain-containing protein translates to MTKYSEEFKLMVVQEYLSGSLGYRAIAKKYGIADSPLRRWVRAYKEFGRNGISVKKTKQFYSVQFKIDVLNFMKRTGASYQDTAIHFNLNDPTLVASWYHRFLKEGIEGLQKKSKGRPSMSKKPKSTVNQEKIMSREEQLERENELLRLEVAYLKKLKAFRENPNAFLEKLKQPSPSNLNKKDSD
- a CDS encoding IS3 family transposase, with product MAFELKQEGFRLKDVLKQVDIPEATYHYHIKLMGQKDPDEEWKALILETFEKHKGRYGYRRIHAELRVQGHIINHKKVQRIMENLGLKCVKFVRKSRYKSYKGTVGKVAKNLLNRRFSTPYALQKLVTDVTEFKCTDDEKLYLSPIMDLYNGEIIGFSMSKRPSLDFVLDSLKKSLPIIQKRAEYRTTIHSDQGWHYQHNTWVKTLRQNKIFQSMSRKATCADNAAMENFFSILKQEMYYGEQLISYEVLQKKIEKYINYYNNDRIKQKLAGMSPVNYRKHASQLTA
- a CDS encoding GHKL domain-containing protein, producing MKLLFLVIEFSLIFWAITFTSQIKVTIKRVLAYILMIICPTTISFLIIGQWVGIIFLIVSSFIYFFWLSRGVLTLIHICFVVILGVLTDNLTQFVMMPFPNNVLPGNLEHYCVFIILFIASILIYQVSSKKIYQFFGEEKPAYVFVLFLTLLTMSTFYINIYLTEFLTKDTLLKFNIITQLTYFGIMCFVLYITIMILKKQNHFKKVEFETAQFTDYMNSLELINNDMQKFRHDYANILFTMQGYMEINDFEGLKKYFKKHIFSAEQDTLKRNQRLSNLSNLQIMGIKGLILTKTLQAEKEGIDVEIEIPGSIDEISMNVIDISRILGIFLDNAIEANTQVIEHKEINIAIYKSMSDSIIIIIENTLNDDSPKVEQLFTDGFSTKGENRGKGLSTVKSIIDQYPNVLLNTTVHDGVFSHVIEVAFVEKEKELNVLSV